A DNA window from Paraclostridium bifermentans contains the following coding sequences:
- a CDS encoding PTS mannose/fructose/sorbose/N-acetylgalactosamine transporter subunit IIC — translation MELGFMQIVLILIVTFIAAIDQFNFLESLYRPIVMGPIVGAIMGDLNTGLIVGGSYELMMIGAMPVGGAQPPNAVIGGIMATVFAITSGLDTSAALPLAIPFALLGQYAVTALFTVMSPLMGLCDKAANEANPKGIDKVNYMAMAILGISFALIVLAGLLAGQAIGDTLTRVLPEQVWTGLTAAGKMMPALGFAMLLKVMLSKDYAIFMMLGFVLVAYLNLPLLALAIVGLVVAIYDFNISVKTKNVGGGMSDGI, via the coding sequence ATGGAATTAGGTTTTATGCAGATTGTCTTAATACTAATTGTAACCTTTATAGCTGCTATTGACCAATTTAACTTTTTAGAGTCTTTATATAGACCTATAGTTATGGGACCGATAGTTGGAGCTATAATGGGAGATTTAAACACAGGACTTATAGTTGGTGGATCATATGAACTTATGATGATAGGGGCTATGCCAGTTGGAGGAGCTCAACCTCCAAATGCGGTTATAGGCGGAATTATGGCTACTGTATTTGCAATTACATCAGGACTAGACACTAGTGCAGCATTACCACTTGCAATACCATTTGCATTATTAGGTCAATATGCAGTAACAGCACTATTTACAGTTATGTCTCCGTTAATGGGATTATGCGATAAGGCAGCTAATGAAGCTAATCCAAAGGGAATAGATAAAGTAAACTATATGGCTATGGCAATATTAGGAATATCATTTGCATTAATTGTTTTAGCTGGATTATTAGCAGGGCAAGCGATAGGAGACACATTGACAAGAGTTTTACCAGAACAAGTTTGGACTGGATTAACTGCAGCAGGAAAAATGATGCCTGCACTAGGATTTGCAATGCTACTTAAAGTTATGTTAAGTAAAGATTATGCTATATTTATGATGTTAGGGTTTGTATTAGTTGCATATTTAAACTTACCACTTTTAGCATTAGCTATAGTAGGGTTAGTAGTTGCTATATACGACTTTAATATTAGTGTAAAAACTAAAAATGTCGGAGGAGGTATGAGTGATGGCATCTAA
- the agaB gene encoding PTS galactosamine transporter subunit IIB codes for MPNIVLTRIDNRLIHGQVATMWSSSVGANLLLVANDEVSKNEFRQGLMDMAAPSFAQTRYFSIEKTINIINRASESQHIAIICETPQDVLKLVEGGVPIKKVNIGNMHMAQGKRQVSKAVCVDDSDVDAFKKLKALGVELEIRRVPSESAESIDELFK; via the coding sequence ATGCCAAATATAGTTTTAACGAGAATTGATAATAGACTTATTCACGGTCAAGTAGCTACTATGTGGTCTTCTAGTGTGGGGGCTAATTTATTATTAGTAGCAAATGATGAAGTATCAAAAAATGAATTTAGACAGGGATTAATGGATATGGCAGCTCCAAGTTTTGCCCAAACAAGATATTTTTCTATAGAAAAAACAATAAATATAATAAATAGAGCTAGTGAATCGCAACATATTGCTATAATTTGTGAAACTCCACAAGATGTTTTAAAACTTGTTGAAGGTGGAGTTCCTATAAAAAAAGTAAATATAGGAAATATGCATATGGCTCAAGGTAAAAGACAAGTTTCTAAAGCTGTTTGTGTGGATGATAGTGATGTAGATGCATTTAAAAAACTTAAAGCATTAGGTGTAGAGCTAGAAATCAGGAGAGTTCCTAGTGAATCTGCTGAAAGTATAGATGAATTATTTAAATAA
- a CDS encoding ROK family protein: MYYIGVDIGGTGVQAGVVDENGQILFRKECPTDVLSGFEKIMEDINQLVRTMLEENGVRISEIKSIGFGVPSFINKKGQVTCVNLGWKEEDFINTLKSKFPETNVYAENDATVAALAEAKAGSMKGCDVGVMYTLGTGVGGGIIINGKVFNGAHNMGSEIGHVIVDTNYFDCNCGNNGCLETFCSATAIIKYAKKLIEEGNDSKILELANNNIENINAKNVFDAYRLNDKVAIETINRFKEYLAKAIAGMINTLDPEVISLGGGVSRAGDIILDGLDELVRKYIIYKNEDFADIVIATLGADAGIVGAAFLS; the protein is encoded by the coding sequence ATGTACTATATAGGTGTAGACATAGGTGGTACAGGAGTACAAGCTGGTGTAGTAGATGAAAATGGGCAAATTCTTTTTAGAAAAGAATGTCCAACGGATGTTTTGAGTGGATTTGAAAAAATAATGGAAGATATTAATCAACTTGTAAGAACCATGTTAGAGGAAAACGGTGTTCGAATTTCGGAGATTAAGTCAATTGGATTTGGAGTTCCTAGTTTTATAAATAAAAAGGGGCAAGTCACATGTGTTAACTTAGGTTGGAAGGAAGAAGATTTTATAAATACTTTAAAGTCTAAGTTTCCAGAAACAAATGTATACGCTGAAAATGATGCTACAGTTGCAGCTTTGGCAGAAGCTAAAGCGGGAAGTATGAAAGGTTGCGATGTAGGTGTTATGTATACTTTAGGAACTGGAGTAGGTGGAGGAATAATAATAAATGGGAAAGTTTTCAATGGAGCACATAATATGGGGTCTGAAATTGGTCATGTTATAGTAGACACTAATTATTTTGATTGTAACTGTGGGAACAATGGATGCTTAGAAACTTTTTGTTCAGCGACAGCTATTATAAAATATGCTAAAAAATTAATAGAAGAAGGCAATGATAGTAAAATACTAGAATTAGCTAATAATAATATAGAGAACATAAATGCTAAAAATGTATTTGATGCATATAGATTAAATGATAAAGTTGCTATTGAAACTATAAACAGATTCAAAGAGTATTTAGCGAAAGCTATTGCAGGTATGATAAATACATTAGATCCAGAAGTTATATCTTTAGGTGGAGGAGTATCAAGAGCTGGGGATATAATATTAGATGGATTAGATGAATTAGTTAGAAAGTATATAATTTATAAAAATGAAGACTTCGCAGATATTGTAATAGCAACGTTAGGTGCAGATGCAGGGATAGTTGGAGCAGCATTTTTAAGCTAA
- the hpt gene encoding hypoxanthine phosphoribosyltransferase: MYKVTGVMISEEEILTKVKELGKRIEEDFRGQELLVVGILKGASVFVADLIRNINLDVNIDFMSVSSYGSSTESSGTVKILKDLDVDIEGKNVLIVEDIIDSGLTLSNLVAALKTRNPKSLKLCTLLDKPQRRKVDMHVDYVGFVIEDKFIVGYGIDYAEKYRNLPYIGIVGE; this comes from the coding sequence ATGTACAAGGTTACAGGTGTAATGATAAGTGAAGAAGAGATATTAACAAAAGTTAAAGAACTAGGAAAAAGAATAGAGGAAGACTTTAGAGGACAAGAATTATTAGTAGTAGGTATACTTAAAGGTGCGAGTGTATTTGTTGCTGATTTAATAAGAAATATAAACTTAGATGTTAACATAGATTTTATGAGTGTATCAAGCTATGGAAGCTCAACAGAATCTTCAGGAACAGTTAAAATATTAAAAGACTTAGATGTAGATATAGAGGGTAAAAATGTTTTAATAGTTGAAGATATAATAGATAGCGGATTAACATTAAGCAATTTAGTAGCAGCATTAAAAACTAGAAATCCAAAATCTTTAAAATTATGTACGTTATTAGACAAGCCACAAAGAAGAAAAGTTGATATGCATGTTGACTATGTGGGATTTGTTATAGAAGACAAGTTCATAGTTGGATATGGAATTGACTATGCAGAAAAATATAGAAACTTACCATATATAGGAATAGTAGGAGAGTAA
- a CDS encoding pyridoxal phosphate-dependent aminotransferase, with product MSTNHGANLYDLSNKLGFKKNELKDFSSNINPLGSSSLGKKAILDNIDMVSIYPDPNYYNLKNSISEYCNCNIKNIVLGSGATELISSFIEIVNPKKSVLLSPSYSEYEKELNKVNCEIYKFFSKKENKFKVEVDEFIDYININKCDLVVICNPNNPTGFAFTKSEIKKILENTNAFLMVDETYIEFTDTQTYSSTHLVDNFSKLFVIRGTSKFFGTPGIRLGYGLTCNSQVQDSIANHIDLWNINTLASVMGEVMFTDTDFIDNSSSILKCEREFLLRELSSIEDLEVYHSDGNFILSQIKTKKITASKLREILIEKKFIIRDCNSFEGLDEYFFRICTLNHDDNVLLIESLKDIFK from the coding sequence ATGAGTACAAATCATGGTGCTAACTTATACGACCTATCAAATAAACTAGGTTTTAAAAAAAATGAATTAAAAGATTTTAGTTCAAATATAAATCCATTAGGCTCTTCTAGTTTAGGTAAAAAAGCTATTTTAGATAATATAGATATGGTATCTATATATCCTGACCCAAACTACTATAACCTAAAGAATTCAATATCAGAGTATTGTAATTGTAATATAAAAAATATAGTATTAGGAAGTGGTGCAACTGAACTTATTTCATCATTTATAGAAATAGTTAATCCAAAAAAATCAGTTTTATTATCTCCATCATATTCTGAGTATGAGAAAGAGTTAAACAAAGTAAATTGTGAGATATATAAATTCTTTTCAAAAAAAGAAAATAAGTTCAAAGTAGAAGTAGATGAGTTTATAGATTACATAAACATAAATAAGTGTGATTTGGTTGTTATTTGTAACCCAAATAACCCAACTGGATTTGCATTTACTAAAAGTGAAATAAAAAAAATATTAGAAAATACAAATGCATTTTTAATGGTTGATGAAACATATATTGAATTTACAGATACACAAACTTATTCTTCTACACATTTAGTTGATAATTTTAGTAAGTTATTTGTAATAAGAGGTACCTCTAAATTTTTTGGTACACCTGGTATAAGACTTGGCTATGGACTTACATGTAATTCTCAAGTACAAGATTCAATTGCAAACCATATAGACCTTTGGAACATAAATACATTAGCATCTGTTATGGGTGAGGTCATGTTTACTGACACAGACTTTATAGATAATTCTAGTTCTATATTAAAATGCGAACGAGAATTTTTGTTGAGAGAACTTTCTTCAATTGAAGACTTAGAAGTGTATCATAGCGACGGTAATTTTATACTTAGCCAAATTAAAACAAAAAAAATAACAGCATCAAAATTGAGAGAAATTCTAATTGAAAAGAAATTTATAATAAGAGACTGTAATTCTTTTGAAGGGTTAGATGAATACTTCTTTAGAATTTGTACTTTAAATCATGATGATAATGTTTTATTGATAGAGTCTTTAAAAGATATATTCAAATAA
- a CDS encoding S-layer homology domain-containing protein — MKNKKSFLKNLILLTTILVIVSSGKIYANNNLKFTEDPYSKESKKYFDNSNLETEDSKNSYLYNSIYNALINLEDSVNLSKYGVPDSLEVFNIRKKVLDDHPEIFYFKYEDSVYWSNGKLEFKYIDSKDKIKDMINQLNKKVENILGKNMSKSMTDIEKVMAIHDYLILNTKYSSEDNSAFDVYGILIKGKGVCQGYAMSMKLLLNKVDIDSIYVTSEKMNHMWNIVDIDGYKYQLDCTWDDPLPDREGVIRYSYLALSDSEMGKDHVWDKSKYPECNSDKYRYMREMDYVVKSSNFIYYSNTSNNGYIYKINKDGSNKVKLLNIYGNPMYIKNGYLYYKNVYTGNIDKVFVNDSSVDESSDGFKDVKNHWAINEIEKFYKDGYIDGYEDNTFRPDNSITRAEFVKIFNSYFGLAKSSGKVFNDTKNHWARTQIDIAFTNGVANGVSNELFNPDEPITREEAAKMIASYKKISDSNFDKLNKFKDYNQVSLWATKEVEGILENKYMQGYEDNTFRPKNDITRAEAVATLSRIK; from the coding sequence ATGAAAAATAAAAAAAGTTTTTTGAAAAATTTAATATTGCTAACAACAATATTAGTTATAGTATCATCAGGAAAAATTTATGCAAATAATAATTTGAAATTTACGGAGGATCCATATTCAAAAGAATCTAAAAAGTATTTTGATAACTCTAATCTAGAAACTGAAGATAGTAAAAACAGCTATTTATATAATTCTATATATAATGCGCTTATTAATTTAGAAGATTCTGTAAATCTTTCAAAGTATGGAGTTCCAGACAGTTTAGAAGTTTTTAATATTAGAAAAAAGGTTTTAGATGATCATCCTGAAATCTTTTATTTTAAATATGAAGACTCTGTCTACTGGAGTAATGGTAAGTTAGAATTTAAATACATAGATTCAAAAGATAAAATAAAAGATATGATAAATCAATTGAATAAAAAAGTTGAAAATATTTTGGGAAAAAATATGTCAAAATCAATGACAGACATAGAAAAAGTTATGGCTATACACGATTATTTAATTTTAAATACAAAGTATTCATCAGAAGATAATTCAGCCTTCGATGTTTATGGAATACTTATAAAAGGAAAAGGAGTTTGTCAAGGATATGCAATGAGTATGAAACTACTTTTAAACAAAGTAGACATAGATAGTATATATGTTACTAGTGAAAAGATGAATCATATGTGGAATATTGTTGATATTGATGGCTATAAGTATCAATTAGATTGTACATGGGATGATCCTCTTCCAGATAGAGAAGGTGTAATTAGGTATTCGTATCTTGCATTAAGTGATAGTGAGATGGGGAAAGATCATGTATGGGATAAGAGCAAGTATCCAGAATGCAATAGTGATAAATATAGATATATGAGAGAGATGGATTATGTAGTAAAAAGTAGCAATTTCATATATTATTCTAATACTAGCAACAATGGATATATATACAAAATAAATAAAGATGGGTCAAATAAAGTGAAACTACTTAATATATATGGAAATCCAATGTATATAAAAAATGGATATTTATATTATAAAAATGTATATACAGGAAACATAGATAAAGTATTTGTAAATGATTCTAGCGTAGATGAATCTAGTGATGGTTTTAAGGATGTAAAAAATCATTGGGCAATTAATGAAATTGAAAAATTTTATAAAGATGGATATATAGATGGATATGAAGACAATACATTCAGACCTGATAACTCAATAACAAGGGCTGAGTTTGTTAAAATTTTCAATAGTTATTTTGGATTGGCTAAAAGTAGTGGAAAGGTATTTAATGATACAAAAAATCATTGGGCCAGAACTCAAATAGATATAGCCTTTACTAATGGAGTTGCAAATGGGGTTTCTAATGAATTGTTTAATCCAGATGAACCTATTACAAGAGAAGAAGCAGCTAAAATGATAGCTAGCTATAAAAAAATAAGTGATAGCAATTTTGATAAATTAAATAAATTTAAAGATTATAATCAAGTATCTTTATGGGCAACAAAAGAGGTTGAAGGAATTTTGGAGAATAAGTATATGCAAGGATATGAAGACAATACATTCAGACCTAAAAATGATATAACGAGAGCCGAAGCTGTAGCTACGTTGAGTAGAATCAAGTAA
- a CDS encoding YkvA family protein: protein MKVLMRILDTLLDILKKVLVRFKDAKFGIMFIINLFKLPDFFTDKEVNIISKAKVTSAIFIAITYLVSGIDFIPEMITGIFGFVDDLFVLLWSLGIISEEIEKYKKFKKESYDPNIIEGVDFSIKDEE, encoded by the coding sequence ATGAAAGTATTAATGAGAATTTTAGATACACTTTTAGATATATTAAAAAAAGTTTTAGTAAGATTTAAAGATGCTAAGTTTGGAATAATGTTTATAATTAATCTATTTAAATTACCTGACTTTTTTACAGATAAAGAGGTTAATATAATAAGTAAAGCTAAAGTTACATCTGCAATTTTTATAGCTATAACATATCTTGTATCGGGGATAGACTTTATCCCAGAGATGATAACTGGAATATTTGGTTTTGTAGATGATTTATTTGTACTGTTATGGAGTTTAGGTATAATTAGTGAAGAAATAGAAAAATATAAAAAATTTAAAAAAGAAAGCTATGACCCAAATATAATTGAGGGAGTAGATTTTTCAATAAAAGATGAAGAGTAG
- the asnA gene encoding aspartate--ammonia ligase, with product MSLIIPKGYESKLEVIQTQQAIKDLKDFFESRLGETLKLTRVSSPLFVLPETGTNDNLNGTEKAVSFEVPDIKKNAEIVHSLAKWKRMALKKYGFSTGRGLYTDMNAIRKDEELDNIHSIYVDQWDWELIIDKKERNIDTLKGIVKNIYSVFKETEEHVSSIYPEIQKTLPKEITFITSQELLDMYPSLTPKERENKIVKEKGAVFLMQIGKILSTGDKHDGRSPDYDDWELNGDILFYNPVLDNAIELSSMGIRVDEKSLEKQLKLSKCEDRKELDYHKSLLKGELPYTIGGGIGQSRICMYFLNKAHIGEVQVGIWSKDMIKKCEQSGINLL from the coding sequence ATGAGTTTAATAATACCAAAAGGATATGAATCAAAATTAGAAGTAATTCAAACACAACAAGCTATAAAAGATTTAAAAGATTTTTTTGAAAGTAGGCTAGGAGAAACATTAAAACTTACAAGAGTATCATCACCATTATTTGTTCTACCGGAGACAGGAACAAATGACAACTTAAATGGAACTGAAAAGGCTGTAAGCTTTGAAGTTCCGGATATAAAGAAAAATGCAGAAATAGTTCACTCTTTAGCTAAATGGAAGAGAATGGCTTTAAAAAAATATGGATTTTCAACAGGAAGAGGCTTATATACAGATATGAATGCTATTAGAAAAGATGAAGAATTAGATAACATTCATTCAATATATGTTGATCAATGGGACTGGGAATTAATAATAGATAAAAAAGAAAGAAACATAGATACTTTAAAAGGTATTGTAAAAAATATTTATTCAGTTTTCAAAGAAACTGAAGAACATGTAAGTAGTATATATCCAGAAATACAAAAAACTTTACCTAAAGAGATTACATTTATAACATCTCAAGAACTTTTAGATATGTATCCAAGTTTAACGCCAAAAGAAAGAGAAAATAAAATTGTAAAAGAAAAAGGCGCTGTGTTTTTAATGCAAATAGGTAAAATATTATCTACCGGAGACAAACATGATGGAAGAAGTCCAGATTATGACGATTGGGAATTAAATGGAGATATATTATTTTATAACCCAGTATTAGATAATGCGATAGAACTTTCATCTATGGGTATAAGAGTAGACGAAAAAAGCTTAGAAAAGCAATTAAAGTTATCTAAGTGTGAAGATAGAAAAGAATTAGATTATCATAAGTCTTTATTAAAAGGAGAATTGCCATACACTATAGGTGGAGGAATTGGTCAATCTAGAATTTGTATGTATTTTCTAAATAAAGCCCATATAGGTGAAGTTCAAGTAGGTATATGGTCGAAAGATATGATAAAAAAATGTGAGCAATCTGGTATTAATTTATTGTAA
- a CDS encoding COG2426 family protein: MEYIKLMFLSMVPIIELRGAIPLGIAMKLNPVYVYIFSLIGSTLIAIPIVILFRNVIDYLRHKKYFNKIIRWIDIQIEGKAKKLKAVSIIGIILFVGVPLPTTGSWSAAALASIFKMRIRDALIGIFIGNSIAGIIMCAISLHLADNFKITSAIILSVVIITAIIIYYFYKKKKISAQKNQKANEITNN, translated from the coding sequence TTGGAATATATTAAATTGATGTTTTTATCTATGGTACCTATCATAGAGTTAAGAGGAGCTATACCTTTAGGTATAGCGATGAAGCTGAATCCTGTGTATGTATATATTTTTTCGTTGATAGGATCAACACTTATAGCAATACCAATAGTAATATTGTTTAGAAATGTAATAGATTACTTAAGACATAAAAAATATTTTAATAAAATAATAAGATGGATAGATATACAAATAGAGGGAAAGGCTAAAAAATTAAAAGCAGTAAGCATTATAGGGATTATATTATTTGTAGGTGTTCCACTTCCAACAACTGGTTCATGGAGTGCGGCGGCTCTTGCTTCTATTTTTAAAATGAGAATTAGAGATGCATTGATTGGAATATTTATTGGAAATTCAATCGCAGGAATTATAATGTGTGCAATATCATTGCATTTAGCTGATAATTTTAAAATAACATCTGCCATAATTTTATCAGTGGTTATTATTACGGCGATAATTATTTATTATTTTTATAAAAAGAAAAAAATAAGTGCTCAAAAAAATCAAAAAGCAAATGAAATTACTAATAATTAA
- a CDS encoding glycosyltransferase family 39 protein has product MTMSIKSRNKITEFIKENKIVILIMISLFLIRALAMADLGVKYSLNSDDLSYVLSGIEFQKTGTITMHGVISAQIMPGMTILIGILSFIFGDGNLLWLVLKLVWITMGCITAFLAYKCVRVFAPKWCGVITLLLFFSPDFIWMDNLILTETPFTLCLVGMIYSTLMMGKTQEKKYFWICLSMYMFALMFKANIGIYPVFAFIYLILVGYDFKTLIKQGVIIGIVLLCFIIPWSIRNYKIYNTFIPLTYGAGNPKLLGTYQGIGYPSDEELDYKTNVDDVAKEKFKKYYDNGSSEKPYIKRYISLETDGIKAKYRQSEWWKSNPISFILSYLILKPLDMMKSVFYWNEVFSINKLILQITNSINWIACILCLYTGIILKRRLAEMFLLISVYLGNILIYATTFSFDRYAAPFTTLRFIFIGIGIYLVYQLYDLVKCNKRNLFR; this is encoded by the coding sequence ATGACAATGAGTATAAAATCTAGAAATAAAATTACTGAGTTTATAAAAGAAAATAAAATTGTTATACTGATTATGATTTCATTGTTTTTGATTAGAGCTTTAGCAATGGCTGATTTAGGAGTTAAATACAGTTTAAATAGTGATGATTTAAGTTATGTACTTAGTGGTATTGAATTTCAAAAAACAGGAACAATAACTATGCATGGAGTTATAAGTGCGCAGATAATGCCAGGAATGACAATTTTAATAGGAATTTTATCATTTATATTTGGGGATGGTAATTTACTTTGGCTAGTATTAAAATTGGTTTGGATAACTATGGGTTGTATAACTGCATTTTTAGCTTATAAATGTGTTAGAGTATTTGCCCCAAAATGGTGTGGAGTTATAACTTTACTATTATTTTTTAGCCCAGATTTTATATGGATGGATAATCTTATACTAACAGAGACTCCGTTTACATTATGTTTGGTTGGGATGATTTATTCAACTTTAATGATGGGAAAGACGCAAGAAAAAAAATATTTTTGGATTTGTTTAAGTATGTATATGTTTGCACTTATGTTTAAAGCAAATATTGGAATATACCCTGTTTTTGCGTTTATATATTTGATATTAGTTGGATACGACTTTAAAACATTGATTAAGCAAGGTGTTATAATAGGCATAGTTTTATTATGCTTTATTATACCTTGGAGTATAAGGAACTATAAAATATATAATACTTTTATACCTCTTACATATGGAGCTGGAAATCCAAAGCTTCTAGGTACTTATCAAGGAATAGGATACCCATCTGATGAAGAATTAGATTATAAAACTAATGTAGATGATGTAGCAAAAGAAAAATTTAAGAAGTATTATGATAATGGAAGTTCAGAAAAACCGTATATAAAAAGATATATAAGTTTAGAAACAGATGGAATTAAAGCTAAATATAGACAAAGTGAGTGGTGGAAAAGTAATCCTATTAGCTTTATATTGTCATATTTAATATTAAAACCTTTAGATATGATGAAGAGTGTGTTTTATTGGAATGAAGTTTTTTCAATAAACAAACTGATTTTACAAATCACAAATTCAATAAATTGGATAGCATGTATACTATGCTTATACACAGGTATAATTTTAAAGAGAAGGCTTGCAGAAATGTTTCTATTGATATCGGTATACTTAGGAAATATATTAATTTATGCTACAACTTTTTCGTTTGACAGATATGCAGCACCTTTTACGACGTTACGTTTTATTTTTATAGGAATTGGAATTTATTTAGTATATCAATTATATGATTTAGTAAAATGTAATAAAAGAAATTTATTTAGGTGA
- a CDS encoding DUF2304 domain-containing protein: protein MSSILRIELILFSIIFLIVVFRAVNKKRLWLQHSLVWILVSCSLIIVSIFPGLIEWLCYIVKIETPSNLVYLIGIIGLLIVAFLHSIIISSQANKIKTLVQMVSIENYMKDHEIQTQEENYNDNEYKI, encoded by the coding sequence ATGTCTAGTATTTTAAGAATTGAACTTATTCTATTTTCTATAATTTTTTTAATTGTAGTATTTAGAGCTGTTAACAAAAAAAGGTTATGGTTACAACATTCATTAGTCTGGATTTTAGTTTCATGCAGTTTAATAATTGTATCTATTTTTCCAGGTTTAATTGAATGGTTATGTTATATTGTGAAAATTGAAACACCATCTAATTTAGTTTATTTGATAGGAATAATAGGGTTGCTTATAGTTGCATTTTTACATTCAATTATAATTTCAAGTCAGGCAAATAAAATAAAAACATTAGTCCAAATGGTATCTATAGAAAATTATATGAAAGATCATGAAATACAAACTCAGGAGGAGAATTATAATGACAATGAGTATAAAATCTAG
- a CDS encoding glycosyltransferase family 2 protein: MKVLLIIPAYNEEDNIVRVVNNIEKYSKQCEQYILDYIVINDGSTDNTKYICKKNNIKCINLINNLGIGGAVQTGYIFAKINNYDIAVQFDGDGQHDINSLDDVIKPILNKEADFTIGSRFIEDNEGFKSTLLRRIGIKYLSFIIKLCSKVVVRDCTSGYRAGNKNAIEYLSTNYPVDYPEPESIISLTKANLKIKEVHANMFSRESGVSSISSWKSIYYMIKVSLAIVCASFEKRVRC, encoded by the coding sequence ATGAAAGTTTTATTGATTATACCTGCATATAATGAAGAAGATAATATAGTAAGAGTTGTTAACAATATTGAAAAATATTCAAAACAATGTGAACAATATATTCTAGATTATATTGTTATTAATGATGGATCAACAGATAACACTAAGTATATTTGCAAAAAAAATAATATAAAATGTATAAACCTTATAAATAATCTAGGTATAGGTGGAGCTGTCCAAACCGGATATATATTTGCTAAAATAAACAACTATGATATTGCAGTACAATTTGATGGAGATGGGCAACATGATATAAACTCTTTAGATGATGTAATTAAACCCATTTTGAATAAAGAAGCTGACTTTACAATAGGATCAAGGTTTATAGAAGATAATGAAGGGTTTAAATCTACACTTTTAAGACGTATTGGGATAAAATACTTATCATTTATAATCAAATTATGTTCAAAAGTAGTAGTAAGGGATTGTACATCTGGATATAGGGCAGGAAATAAGAATGCTATAGAGTATTTATCAACTAATTATCCTGTTGATTATCCCGAACCAGAATCTATAATATCTTTAACAAAGGCTAATCTTAAAATAAAAGAGGTACATGCAAATATGTTTAGTAGAGAGAGTGGAGTATCATCTATTAGTTCTTGGAAATCTATATATTATATGATAAAGGTATCTTTAGCTATAGTATGTGCAAGTTTTGAAAAAAGGGTTAGGTGTTAA
- a CDS encoding GtrA family protein gives MKDSIKSVLNKETLSYLFFGVLTTLVNYTTFVIGIIIFGEKNTLTVNTIAFIVATIFAYITNKIWVFNSKSWDIEILKSEIISFLGARIISFLFEQLGLLICISIFNVGNYYIFSISGIMISKVILSFIVVILNYVVSKFFIFKDKIKE, from the coding sequence GTGAAAGATAGTATAAAATCAGTTTTAAATAAGGAAACTTTAAGTTATTTATTTTTTGGTGTTTTAACCACATTAGTTAATTACACAACATTTGTAATTGGAATTATTATATTTGGAGAAAAAAACACACTAACTGTAAATACAATAGCTTTTATAGTAGCTACAATATTTGCTTACATAACAAATAAAATATGGGTATTTAATAGTAAATCATGGGATATAGAGATATTAAAATCTGAAATAATATCTTTTTTAGGTGCGCGTATAATATCATTTTTATTTGAACAATTAGGACTATTAATATGCATAAGTATATTCAATGTAGGAAATTACTACATATTTAGTATAAGCGGGATAATGATATCTAAAGTTATATTATCTTTTATAGTAGTTATATTGAACTATGTAGTTAGTAAATTTTTTATTTTTAAAGATAAAATTAAGGAGTGA